A genomic segment from Pyxidicoccus trucidator encodes:
- a CDS encoding sigma 54-interacting transcriptional regulator has protein sequence MSALDRPRAAHSSPEVKGEQPWTQEAEAEDGGDEALHVTLPYEHARRAYDASTVRRFRLTVAEGPGAGTMWESTVDTCSVGSHPLNDFALDDSTVSRFHCEVRIGPRGPQVKDLDSLNGVIVDGVQVVEGVLRSGSLLRLGRVVLRFDFSAENNRLPLSESTRFGTLVGASVAMRGCFAMMERAAARDVTVLLEGETGTGKSQAALAIHQASRRRDAPFLVVDCGAIPAHLLESELFGHEKGAFTGALHRRVGAFEEAVGGTVFLDEIGELPAELQPKLLRVLENREIRRVGSNTHLPVDVRLVAATHRDVRAEVNAGRFRSDLFFRLAVLRISLPPLRQRPEDLPMLVEGILDSLGADRERTGALRTQDFIARLRHAAWPGNVRELRNYLERCLVFEEAVDLTEEEALHGGPLEVDPSQPYADQRRRMVDDFERRYLRALLEKHQGKVAQAAVTAGMDRVHLYRLLRRHGIKP, from the coding sequence ATGTCTGCACTGGACCGCCCCCGGGCCGCTCACTCCTCGCCGGAAGTGAAGGGGGAGCAGCCCTGGACACAGGAAGCCGAAGCCGAGGACGGCGGAGACGAAGCGCTCCACGTGACGCTGCCGTACGAGCATGCACGACGGGCCTACGACGCCTCCACCGTGCGCCGCTTCCGGCTCACCGTGGCCGAAGGCCCCGGCGCGGGCACGATGTGGGAGTCCACGGTGGACACCTGCTCGGTGGGCTCGCACCCGCTCAACGACTTCGCGCTGGATGACTCCACGGTGTCGCGCTTCCACTGCGAGGTGCGCATCGGCCCCCGAGGCCCCCAGGTGAAGGACCTGGACAGCCTCAACGGCGTCATCGTGGACGGCGTGCAGGTGGTGGAGGGCGTGCTGCGCAGCGGCAGCCTGCTGCGGCTGGGACGCGTGGTGCTGCGCTTCGACTTCAGCGCGGAGAACAACCGGCTGCCCCTGTCGGAGAGCACGCGCTTCGGCACGCTGGTGGGCGCGTCGGTGGCCATGCGCGGGTGCTTCGCGATGATGGAGCGCGCGGCCGCGCGCGACGTGACGGTGCTGCTGGAGGGCGAGACGGGCACCGGCAAGAGTCAGGCGGCCCTCGCCATCCACCAGGCCAGCCGCCGGAGGGACGCGCCCTTCCTCGTGGTGGACTGCGGCGCCATTCCCGCGCACCTGCTGGAGAGCGAGCTGTTCGGCCATGAGAAGGGCGCCTTCACCGGCGCGCTCCATCGCCGCGTGGGCGCCTTCGAGGAGGCCGTGGGCGGCACCGTCTTCCTGGACGAGATTGGCGAGCTGCCCGCGGAGCTGCAGCCCAAGCTGCTGCGCGTGCTGGAGAACCGGGAGATCCGCCGCGTGGGCAGCAACACGCATCTGCCGGTGGACGTGCGCCTCGTCGCCGCCACGCACCGGGACGTGCGCGCCGAGGTGAATGCGGGGCGCTTCCGCTCGGACCTGTTCTTCCGGCTGGCGGTGCTGCGCATCTCCCTGCCGCCCCTGCGCCAGCGTCCGGAGGACCTGCCGATGCTCGTGGAGGGCATCCTCGACTCGCTGGGCGCGGACCGGGAGCGGACCGGGGCACTGCGCACGCAGGACTTCATCGCACGGCTGAGGCACGCGGCCTGGCCGGGCAACGTGCGCGAGCTGCGCAACTACCTGGAGCGCTGCCTCGTCTTCGAGGAGGCCGTGGACCTCACCGAGGAGGAGGCGCTGCACGGAGGCCCGCTGGAGGTGGACCCCTCGCAGCCGTACGCGGACCAGCGCCGCCGCATGGTGGACGACTTCGAGCGGCGCTACCTGCGCGCGCTGCTGGAGAAGCACCAGGGCAAGGTGGCCCAGGCCGCCGTCACCGCCGGCATGGACCGCGTCCACCTCTACCGGCTGCTGCGCAGGCACGGCATCAAGCCGTGA
- a CDS encoding serine/threonine-protein kinase produces MPGGEEPLYGEELGAGALVGHWVVERVHYRGPVSTLYRAKDTRTGAPAALKVLHPQAALATIALRRFRREAATLQRLSHPHIVEVLGHGELPDGRAFIAMEWLEGRDLAAELAARGPLSPGEALEVLEQVGAALRAAHGAGVVHRDLKVQNVVRLSGRGEALHVKLVDFGVAKGLTPDSPGASTLTHTGVALGTPLSMAPEQIRGEVPDARTDLYAVGVLLFQLVTGQPPFQGTTRHEVEEQHLHAPPPRPGERAPVPAALDTVVLRCLAKRREDRYPDVDALLDALRDAVRGGRAPAREGYAVALYAEARLQGTPDVASLERLDALLERAGAAARQAGLEVRVDGSGCVLALATLPEEEACERAVRERVLSAALALVKDGDASDDTRRVELAVTVHVARLPTEEGGGGLLHLPAWAAASPESGLTVTEAALRGLEPGFVTEPGVLEGRLRVTGSR; encoded by the coding sequence GTGCCAGGCGGAGAAGAGCCACTCTACGGTGAGGAGCTGGGGGCCGGTGCCCTGGTGGGGCATTGGGTGGTGGAGCGCGTCCACTACCGGGGGCCTGTCTCCACGCTCTACCGTGCGAAGGACACCCGCACGGGCGCGCCCGCGGCGCTGAAGGTGCTGCACCCGCAGGCGGCCCTGGCCACCATCGCGCTGCGCCGCTTCCGCCGTGAGGCGGCGACGCTCCAGCGGCTGAGCCACCCGCACATCGTCGAGGTGCTCGGCCACGGGGAGCTGCCGGACGGCCGGGCCTTCATCGCCATGGAGTGGCTGGAGGGCCGGGACCTGGCCGCGGAGCTGGCCGCGCGCGGGCCGCTGTCCCCCGGCGAGGCGCTGGAGGTGCTGGAGCAGGTGGGCGCCGCGCTCCGGGCCGCGCACGGCGCGGGCGTGGTGCACCGGGACTTGAAGGTCCAGAACGTGGTGCGCCTGTCGGGCCGGGGCGAGGCGCTCCACGTGAAGCTGGTGGACTTCGGCGTGGCGAAGGGCCTGACGCCGGACTCGCCCGGGGCCTCCACGCTCACGCACACCGGCGTGGCGCTGGGCACTCCGCTGTCCATGGCGCCCGAGCAGATTCGAGGCGAGGTTCCGGATGCGCGCACGGACCTCTATGCGGTGGGCGTGCTCCTCTTCCAGCTCGTCACGGGGCAGCCGCCGTTCCAGGGCACCACGCGGCACGAGGTGGAGGAGCAGCACCTGCACGCGCCGCCCCCACGCCCGGGAGAGCGCGCCCCCGTGCCGGCCGCGCTGGACACGGTGGTGCTTCGCTGCCTGGCGAAGCGACGCGAGGACCGCTACCCGGACGTGGACGCGCTGCTGGACGCGCTGCGAGACGCGGTGCGGGGCGGACGCGCGCCGGCCCGCGAGGGGTACGCGGTGGCGTTGTACGCGGAGGCCCGGCTCCAGGGCACGCCCGACGTGGCCTCGCTGGAGCGGCTGGACGCGCTGCTGGAGCGCGCGGGCGCGGCGGCGCGACAGGCCGGCCTGGAGGTGCGGGTCGACGGAAGCGGCTGTGTGCTGGCCCTGGCCACGCTCCCCGAGGAAGAGGCGTGTGAGCGGGCCGTCCGCGAGCGCGTGCTGTCCGCGGCGCTGGCGCTGGTGAAGGACGGGGACGCCTCCGACGACACCCGGCGGGTGGAGCTGGCCGTCACCGTCCACGTGGCCCGGCTGCCCACGGAGGAGGGCGGGGGAGGACTGCTGCACCTGCCCGCGTGGGCGGCGGCGTCGCCAGAGTCGGGACTCACCGTCACGGAGGCGGCGCTGCGCGGGCTGGAGCCGGGCTTCGTCACGGAGCCCGGAGTCCTGGAGGGCCGGCTGCGCGTCACCGGCTCTCGCTGA
- a CDS encoding serine/threonine-protein kinase has protein sequence MRCPVCHRRLATGAACPVHGERLSAGHSVEPLLLPDVPGLTCAALLGRGGFSRVFTAYRDEDGLEVALKLGLGPHHERFAREAAALRRVGPPTAPELLEYGTARGRPFLVLEHLHGQTLAAWMAALPGTGAASVPRVRELLSGLCSALTRVHEAGLAHRDLKPENIFLREGGALSLLDFGLARFLDEPGDGAVPDAEAPGFTPVGQRLGTPIYMAPEQCLDAREAGTASDLYTLGVLLFELLTGAPPFTGGSEEIRHGHVSLRPPRVTERVGVPAALDEVLRRCLAKSPQERFARAGDVLSAFDAACREEASAVGVSPSVAAPVAVLSSLGIGVRPVALLGIRSGLAVDALLAAVEPQGGTLARVRAGGYVVAFSESISAEANLRAGALVARRVAEEGRGGAVLHLAELHVFPGVTTTRVAGAALEALAEWWPEDLSGGEVRVTAAASARLGPGATEPVPADGPTLRVGSLRLRLHDGGASSSSSEAPPLSGREASVAALADEAARCLDEGVPGLSVLTGDVGHGKSRLLEALAARLEQEGRARVVRVRAPAPDAVTQESLHDTLKAAIAELDSADMDESGAPRHGRGPPVGISGQASALPMLRQRGSPPLADVRHAAARALAAALRERARHEPLVLLVDDGHLADPTSLDALEVATLAGTRAPLWVCIAARPALLGLRPHLGERSARVAHHALPPLSPEASRALLLRLLLPAEHIPEPVLARLEQLAQGVPLSLVELAGALRAAGALRASPGGGWYIAPDALLDVSVTPLFERLAARALAGLPEAHRVLARLCAVLGTEVEVSRVDAALRHLDAKDEPGRVASLDAGAGLQRLARTGLLRPVAPGRFVFRHPLLREALEALLPPPTRRALHAAALRATPKEGLAERRRRAHHAAACGAHEEATTTFLALAEEARRAHLSVEAEQHYTRALALLPEGDVERRSRALAGRGRVRHRLQRFREGLADLASARVLAEARGDVALQVDLLLEEATSRDWMEDIDGSTSCTRDALERIEQLDDPRLSLRCTLARGRLHIRQGEWGSAARILTSAVEGAELAREHETGVVAGALLGSALTFLDRTEEAATRFDEALVRCEEAGDALHLAATLINRVLLWLRLGDVARMEEDLRRAMALGRELGHAQVERWSTFNLAEVLYMQGRLEEALPLARRVHELGVRFFREHPVPVDALLLARIGAALGDLDEATRQLRWIETHCAPESLPPTAVMRRLVELQVREARPGGAAPDSRAWHALVEDAATYASDDEKAEIILQAARGALQAGLKQEAQGWLERAERAVEGAPLWRPRLESLRASLCAL, from the coding sequence ATGCGCTGCCCGGTCTGCCATCGCCGCCTCGCCACCGGTGCGGCGTGTCCCGTGCATGGTGAGCGACTGTCGGCTGGCCACTCCGTCGAGCCGTTGCTGCTCCCGGACGTGCCCGGACTGACCTGCGCTGCCCTGCTGGGCAGGGGTGGCTTTTCCCGCGTCTTCACCGCGTACCGCGACGAGGACGGACTCGAGGTGGCCCTCAAGCTGGGCCTGGGGCCCCACCATGAGCGCTTCGCCCGCGAGGCCGCCGCACTGCGGCGCGTGGGCCCGCCCACCGCGCCCGAGCTGCTTGAGTATGGCACCGCCCGGGGCCGGCCATTCCTCGTGCTGGAGCACCTGCATGGACAGACGCTGGCCGCATGGATGGCCGCGCTTCCGGGCACCGGCGCTGCCTCCGTGCCGCGCGTGCGCGAGCTGCTCAGTGGCCTGTGTTCGGCCCTGACGCGTGTCCACGAGGCGGGCCTGGCGCACCGCGACCTCAAGCCGGAGAACATCTTCCTGCGCGAGGGCGGCGCGCTCAGCCTGCTCGACTTCGGCCTCGCGCGCTTCCTCGACGAGCCTGGAGACGGAGCCGTGCCGGACGCGGAGGCCCCGGGCTTCACTCCCGTGGGACAGCGGCTGGGCACGCCCATCTACATGGCGCCCGAGCAGTGCCTCGATGCGCGTGAGGCGGGTACCGCCTCGGACCTCTACACGCTCGGGGTGCTGCTCTTCGAGTTGCTCACCGGCGCGCCGCCCTTCACCGGCGGCTCCGAGGAGATCCGCCACGGACATGTGAGCCTGCGTCCTCCGCGTGTCACGGAGCGCGTGGGCGTCCCCGCCGCGCTCGACGAGGTGCTGCGCCGGTGCCTGGCCAAGTCACCCCAGGAGCGCTTCGCGCGGGCCGGCGACGTGCTCTCCGCCTTCGATGCCGCGTGCCGTGAGGAGGCTTCGGCGGTGGGAGTCTCGCCTTCGGTCGCGGCGCCGGTGGCGGTGCTCTCATCCCTGGGCATCGGGGTGCGGCCCGTGGCGCTGCTGGGCATCCGGTCGGGGCTGGCCGTGGATGCGCTGCTGGCGGCTGTCGAGCCGCAGGGAGGAACGCTCGCGCGGGTGCGGGCGGGCGGCTACGTCGTGGCCTTCTCCGAGTCAATCTCGGCCGAGGCGAACCTGCGCGCGGGCGCGCTCGTCGCGCGCAGGGTGGCGGAGGAGGGAAGGGGAGGTGCCGTCCTCCACCTCGCGGAGCTGCACGTGTTCCCGGGGGTGACCACGACGCGCGTGGCGGGCGCCGCGCTGGAGGCGCTCGCGGAGTGGTGGCCCGAGGACCTTTCTGGCGGAGAGGTCCGTGTCACCGCCGCGGCCTCCGCGCGCCTTGGCCCGGGAGCCACCGAGCCCGTGCCCGCGGATGGCCCCACGCTTCGCGTCGGCAGCCTGCGCCTGCGGCTCCACGACGGTGGCGCGTCCTCGTCCTCATCCGAAGCGCCACCTCTGTCCGGACGTGAAGCCTCGGTGGCGGCGCTGGCGGACGAAGCGGCGCGCTGTCTCGACGAGGGCGTGCCCGGACTGTCTGTCCTCACTGGCGACGTGGGCCACGGCAAGTCCCGTCTCCTGGAGGCGCTGGCCGCGCGGCTCGAGCAGGAGGGGCGTGCCCGGGTGGTCCGCGTGCGCGCGCCCGCGCCGGATGCCGTCACCCAGGAGTCGCTGCACGACACGCTGAAGGCCGCCATCGCGGAGCTGGACTCCGCCGACATGGACGAGAGCGGAGCGCCGCGACACGGCAGAGGCCCACCCGTCGGAATATCGGGCCAGGCCTCCGCGCTGCCGATGCTCCGCCAGCGAGGCTCGCCGCCGCTCGCGGACGTGCGCCATGCCGCCGCGCGTGCCCTGGCCGCCGCGCTCCGTGAGCGTGCGCGACACGAGCCCCTGGTGCTGCTGGTGGATGACGGCCACCTCGCGGACCCCACCAGCCTGGACGCGCTCGAGGTCGCCACGCTCGCCGGCACACGGGCACCGCTCTGGGTCTGCATCGCCGCACGGCCCGCGCTGCTGGGCCTGCGCCCCCACCTGGGCGAGCGCAGCGCCCGTGTCGCGCACCACGCGCTGCCTCCACTGTCCCCCGAGGCCAGCCGCGCGCTCCTGCTGCGCCTGCTCCTCCCCGCCGAGCACATCCCCGAGCCCGTGCTGGCTCGCCTGGAGCAACTCGCGCAGGGCGTGCCCCTGTCGCTGGTGGAACTCGCCGGTGCGCTCCGTGCGGCGGGCGCGCTGCGCGCCTCCCCCGGTGGTGGCTGGTACATCGCGCCAGACGCGTTGCTGGACGTCTCCGTGACGCCCCTCTTCGAGCGCCTCGCCGCGCGTGCCCTCGCTGGACTGCCGGAGGCGCACCGGGTGCTGGCCCGGCTGTGCGCGGTGCTGGGCACGGAGGTCGAGGTGTCCCGCGTGGACGCGGCGCTGCGGCACCTCGACGCGAAGGACGAGCCCGGGCGCGTCGCCTCGCTGGACGCCGGGGCGGGCCTCCAGAGGCTGGCGCGCACGGGGCTGCTGCGTCCGGTGGCTCCGGGCCGCTTCGTCTTCCGTCACCCCCTGCTGCGCGAGGCCCTGGAAGCCCTGCTGCCTCCGCCCACGCGCCGCGCCCTGCACGCCGCCGCGCTGCGCGCCACCCCGAAGGAGGGCCTCGCCGAGCGCCGCCGCCGCGCCCACCATGCCGCGGCCTGTGGCGCCCACGAGGAGGCCACCACCACCTTCCTCGCGCTGGCCGAAGAGGCCCGTCGCGCCCACCTCTCCGTGGAGGCCGAGCAGCACTACACCCGCGCGCTCGCGCTGCTTCCAGAAGGCGACGTTGAGCGACGCTCCCGCGCGCTGGCCGGGCGGGGACGGGTGCGGCACCGGCTCCAGCGCTTCCGCGAGGGACTCGCCGACCTGGCCTCCGCGCGAGTCCTGGCCGAGGCCCGCGGGGACGTGGCCCTGCAGGTGGACCTCTTGCTGGAAGAGGCCACCTCGCGCGACTGGATGGAGGACATCGACGGCTCCACCTCGTGCACGCGCGATGCGCTGGAGCGAATCGAGCAGCTCGATGACCCGCGACTGTCCCTGCGCTGCACCCTGGCCCGGGGCCGGCTGCACATCCGCCAGGGCGAGTGGGGCAGCGCGGCGCGCATCCTCACCTCGGCGGTGGAGGGCGCGGAGCTGGCCCGGGAGCACGAGACGGGAGTGGTCGCCGGCGCGCTGCTGGGCTCGGCCCTGACGTTCCTCGACAGGACGGAGGAGGCCGCCACGCGCTTCGACGAGGCGCTGGTCCGCTGCGAGGAGGCCGGCGACGCGCTGCACCTCGCGGCCACCCTCATCAACCGCGTGCTGCTCTGGCTGCGCCTGGGCGACGTGGCGCGGATGGAGGAGGACCTGCGGCGCGCCATGGCCCTGGGCCGCGAGCTGGGCCACGCCCAGGTGGAGCGCTGGTCCACCTTCAACCTCGCGGAGGTGCTCTACATGCAGGGCCGCCTGGAAGAGGCGCTGCCGCTGGCCCGCCGCGTCCACGAGCTGGGCGTCCGCTTCTTCCGCGAGCACCCGGTGCCGGTGGACGCGCTGCTCCTCGCCCGCATCGGCGCCGCGCTGGGGGACCTGGACGAGGCCACGCGCCAGCTCCGATGGATTGAGACGCACTGCGCTCCCGAGTCCCTGCCTCCCACCGCCGTCATGCGTCGCCTGGTCGAGCTCCAGGTTCGCGAGGCGCGGCCGGGCGGCGCGGCTCCGGACTCGCGGGCCTGGCACGCACTGGTAGAGGACGCGGCCACGTACGCGTCGGACGACGAGAAGGCGGAAATCATCCTCCAGGCCGCCCGGGGCGCGCTCCAGGCGGGGCTCAAACAAGAGGCCCAGGGTTGGCTGGAGCGGGCCGAGCGCGCCGTGGAGGGCGCTCCCCTGTGGCGCCCGCGCCTGGAGTCCCTGAGGGCGTCCCTGTGCGCCCTGTAG